A genomic window from Algoriphagus sp. Y33 includes:
- a CDS encoding bifunctional 2-polyprenyl-6-hydroxyphenol methylase/3-demethylubiquinol 3-O-methyltransferase UbiG has translation MADDKELTLHYTHYYDKDHYEALDYKNLILDHFERISKLDETSIRREVRFLNKLENNAKFLDIGCGLGLGLAYANRLNCELFATEFDAGALAFVSEHFPVRTFQGDVWDANYPDDYFDFIHISHVIEHVLDPKAYILEMKRILKPGGYMAIGTPNMSSNLYRFHRWYKLLRLQVPDIIDGLEHTFIFPKELLRKVCEEQELSVVDHYTHDLGEKFSNLIRYKMSIKKKFNRLAQNAFQVNQWIVCRK, from the coding sequence ATGGCTGATGACAAGGAATTGACATTGCACTATACGCATTATTATGACAAAGATCATTACGAAGCACTTGACTATAAAAATTTGATCTTAGATCATTTTGAAAGAATTTCGAAATTGGATGAGACTTCAATCCGAAGGGAAGTTAGATTTCTAAATAAGTTGGAAAATAATGCCAAGTTCTTGGACATTGGCTGTGGATTGGGCTTGGGGCTAGCCTATGCTAATAGGCTGAACTGCGAACTATTTGCTACGGAATTTGATGCAGGAGCACTGGCGTTTGTGAGCGAGCATTTCCCTGTCAGGACTTTTCAGGGAGACGTATGGGATGCCAACTACCCAGATGACTATTTTGATTTTATCCATATCTCTCATGTGATCGAGCATGTCCTGGATCCTAAAGCCTATATTTTGGAGATGAAGCGTATATTAAAGCCGGGAGGGTATATGGCCATTGGTACCCCGAATATGTCAAGTAATCTTTATCGATTCCATAGATGGTACAAACTGCTCCGTTTGCAAGTCCCTGATATCATAGATGGATTAGAACACACTTTTATTTTTCCAAAAGAACTCCTTAGAAAAGTCTGTGAAGAGCAGGAACTGAGCGTAGTCGATCATTATACCCACGACCTTGGGGAGAAGTTTAGTAATTTGATCCGCTATAAAATGTCCATAAAAAAGAAATTCAATAGATTGGCTCAGAATGCATTTCAGGTAAATCAGTGGATTGTCTGCAGGAAGTAA
- a CDS encoding 2OG-Fe(II) oxygenase, whose protein sequence is MINFIEIEENLEKFRLAYHIAQPFPHLIIDNFCDEERLTIAYNSIPELSNKSRDYVFANNKFEKSNYKELCPELHELYEDLTSERFNHILSFITSKEVFVDPKNHGGGLHQGKKNSFLDMHLDFNYHPLNKDWYRELNLLLYLNKDWKPEYRGNLKILDLRTSNEAELEVPFNRMIIQQCAPYTLHGYDMTAFPEGKYRTSIATYAYQKHDHLIEKPRTTDWHPNEESNLFKKLLAKNYNFLVSTKNKLFGSGTAKNQ, encoded by the coding sequence ATGATTAATTTTATAGAAATTGAGGAGAATCTGGAAAAATTCAGATTAGCCTATCATATTGCCCAGCCATTTCCCCATTTGATAATCGACAATTTTTGTGATGAGGAGAGGCTGACCATCGCCTATAATTCAATTCCGGAACTAAGTAATAAAAGTAGAGACTACGTTTTTGCAAACAATAAATTTGAAAAGTCGAATTATAAGGAGCTTTGTCCTGAGCTTCATGAACTGTATGAAGACCTAACTTCAGAGCGGTTCAACCATATCCTCTCATTCATCACTTCGAAAGAAGTATTCGTAGATCCCAAAAACCATGGAGGAGGACTTCATCAAGGCAAGAAAAACAGCTTTCTGGATATGCACCTTGATTTTAACTACCACCCCCTAAACAAAGATTGGTATCGGGAGCTAAATCTCCTACTTTACCTGAACAAGGACTGGAAACCGGAATATAGAGGGAATCTGAAGATTTTGGATCTTAGAACAAGTAACGAAGCTGAGCTTGAAGTTCCTTTCAACCGGATGATTATACAGCAGTGCGCCCCTTATACTTTGCATGGGTATGATATGACAGCCTTTCCTGAAGGTAAGTATAGAACCTCAATCGCTACCTATGCTTACCAGAAGCATGACCACCTGATCGAGAAGCCCAGAACTACAGATTGGCATCCTAACGAGGAATCCAATCTTTTCAAGAAATTGTTGGCTAAAAATTATAATTTTCTGGTTTCAACCAAGAATAAATTATTTGGAAGCGGAACCGCAAAAAATCAATAA
- a CDS encoding M57 family metalloprotease, translating into MKTHFKKVLFAGIFAAFFSCDTEENLPVVDEQNLPSESNSIDPRFIRYLEAIGFNEISLSEIHETEDGYVVEGDISFSKAELITAYNEMEELQGQNLQWRYSTMVTTPANQITTFKYKFDSNIPSGLRNSIRDGFVKWNQIRNYKIRYEEVTSGTYNTLITSTNSDPNSYAYAYLPIPTSGGNGTVGNQMVITLSLFGDLDYDQRVFVTAHEIGHLVGLRHTDSSASPNHILVPGTYTGDPHSIMNSGGFFGLPVPSWTGFPYLDQLSIRTLYPLDTSEKPFYTYLKSATGGYNWTPDWSTYGYGAQGFAYWGYIGYVYTSPKSGTVPLYKYRHNITHVDYLSLNPNLGALYPGNVNQGEIARVYTTGNSERTPVYEWYHPNKGFHFTTLTNDGVVSSGGWTGGAIAFYTIKVDQFN; encoded by the coding sequence ATGAAAACACATTTTAAAAAAGTATTATTTGCAGGAATTTTCGCAGCCTTTTTCAGCTGTGATACTGAAGAAAATCTGCCTGTCGTTGATGAACAGAACTTGCCAAGTGAAAGCAATTCTATTGATCCAAGATTTATTCGCTACTTGGAAGCAATTGGTTTTAATGAAATTTCTTTGTCAGAAATTCATGAGACAGAAGACGGTTATGTGGTAGAAGGGGATATCAGCTTTTCCAAAGCTGAATTAATCACAGCCTATAATGAAATGGAGGAATTGCAAGGGCAAAACTTACAATGGAGATATAGTACAATGGTAACTACGCCAGCAAACCAAATTACTACATTTAAGTATAAATTTGATTCAAATATCCCATCAGGATTAAGAAATAGTATCAGAGATGGCTTTGTGAAATGGAATCAAATAAGAAATTATAAAATTAGATATGAAGAAGTTACTTCAGGAACTTATAACACATTAATAACCAGCACTAATTCTGACCCTAATTCTTACGCATATGCTTATCTGCCAATTCCAACTTCAGGCGGAAATGGTACCGTTGGGAATCAAATGGTTATTACACTAAGTCTCTTTGGAGACTTAGACTATGACCAAAGAGTTTTTGTTACTGCCCATGAAATAGGCCATCTAGTAGGTCTACGTCATACAGATAGTAGTGCCAGTCCAAATCATATTTTAGTCCCAGGAACATACACAGGAGATCCCCACTCTATAATGAATTCTGGAGGTTTCTTTGGCCTTCCTGTTCCAAGCTGGACAGGATTTCCTTATTTAGATCAGCTGTCGATTAGAACTTTATATCCTCTGGATACAAGCGAGAAACCATTTTATACATACCTAAAATCAGCTACGGGGGGTTACAATTGGACTCCTGATTGGTCAACTTATGGTTATGGAGCGCAAGGGTTTGCCTATTGGGGTTACATAGGGTATGTTTATACTTCTCCCAAATCAGGTACGGTTCCGTTGTACAAATACAGGCACAATATTACACATGTTGACTATTTGAGTTTGAATCCAAACCTCGGAGCACTTTATCCAGGCAATGTAAATCAGGGTGAAATTGCACGGGTTTATACTACCGGAAATTCTGAAAGAACTCCGGTTTATGAATGGTATCATCCAAATAAAGGATTTCATTTTACAACTTTGACAAATGATGGCGTTGTGTCATCAGGCGGTTGGACTGGGGGTGCAATTGCCTTTTATACAATAAAAGTTGATCAATTCAATTAA
- a CDS encoding glycosyltransferase family 4 protein: MKGRRVLVIFGAADLYGASRNLIRSLQAFKRMGWDIITVLPYSGPLVELIEAEGIRIIQLEHGVIRRQVLSPRGIVKISGQIFSAYKQLSTLIKREKIELIYTNSNVNIIGGLLRKTHKVKHIWHIHEIVEKPKWFKNSLEFYIKNTEDSILCVSEAVRKNLSSIKPERLKLLYNGINIRPFEEADYDLKAELGISYDKILIGMVARVNLWKGQFYFLDIAALLHKKYPNLHFVMAGDAFTGYEYLYDDISRHIERLGLGDVVTDLGFRSDIPELLNGLDIFVVPSILPDPLPTTVLEGMAAAKPVVATAHGGATEMVIDGETGFLIPWDKNEEAVNVFEKLIDSPQLRKDMGRAGQKRVKEFFNQEKYLINFAKLVSEV, encoded by the coding sequence ATGAAGGGAAGAAGGGTTTTAGTCATTTTTGGAGCTGCTGACCTTTATGGAGCCAGTAGAAATTTGATCCGGTCTCTTCAAGCTTTTAAGCGTATGGGATGGGATATAATCACTGTTCTACCGTATTCAGGGCCATTGGTCGAGTTGATTGAAGCGGAAGGTATTAGGATTATACAGCTAGAACATGGAGTAATACGTAGGCAAGTGCTCAGCCCAAGGGGAATTGTCAAAATTTCCGGACAAATCTTTTCGGCATATAAGCAGCTATCCACACTGATCAAAAGGGAAAAAATAGAGTTGATCTATACGAATTCCAATGTTAATATCATCGGTGGTTTACTCCGAAAAACGCATAAGGTCAAGCACATCTGGCATATCCATGAGATCGTTGAGAAACCAAAGTGGTTTAAAAATTCCCTTGAGTTTTATATCAAAAACACAGAAGACAGTATCCTATGTGTCTCTGAGGCTGTCCGAAAAAATCTTTCAAGCATCAAACCTGAACGCCTGAAGCTCCTCTACAATGGAATCAACATCAGGCCATTTGAAGAAGCTGATTATGATTTGAAAGCTGAGCTGGGGATTTCGTACGATAAAATCCTGATAGGAATGGTAGCGAGGGTCAATTTATGGAAGGGACAGTTTTATTTTTTGGATATTGCGGCACTTCTTCATAAAAAATATCCCAACCTTCATTTTGTCATGGCTGGGGATGCTTTCACCGGTTATGAATATCTTTACGATGATATCAGCAGGCATATTGAGAGGTTGGGGCTAGGAGATGTTGTCACGGATTTAGGCTTTCGGTCAGATATACCTGAATTATTAAACGGTCTTGATATCTTTGTGGTGCCAAGTATACTGCCGGATCCCCTGCCTACCACAGTTTTGGAAGGGATGGCAGCCGCGAAACCTGTAGTGGCCACGGCCCATGGAGGGGCGACAGAAATGGTAATAGACGGTGAAACAGGCTTTCTGATTCCTTGGGATAAAAATGAAGAAGCAGTGAACGTATTTGAAAAGCTTATAGATTCTCCACAGTTACGAAAAGATATGGGGCGTGCCGGTCAAAAGCGTGTAAAAGAATTTTTCAATCAAGAGAAGTATTTGATCAACTTTGCCAAGTTGGTTTCAGAGGTTTAA
- a CDS encoding O-antigen ligase: MLAYLLLIVFLLFFTTLVHVTAKSMIFEGRWQYVIFFIAAFLPFYISSLSIIYQATGQRELVAVVQVTKDLLVILGVILFVIYQKSIFDYPFRLAVTDIVFLMFLAWAFFYVILPIGEASFGDKAVYYKNMLIPGLVYFIGRNTAFDDFEVKRLFKVIFFIAIAAFGFNILEGLLDTHLQSFTGYAFFNHGIYDIEPAGNYGLSWTFETQATTKRFGSFFSDPLELASSMLLGFSAGLIWFLTSEKERSLPYILVMICSVGSLFYSSSRAAFAAFFIMLFFLAIVFRLYRLLFVGFLLFLSFVVFIVFFASDGLYYFVVDTLTFENASSAGHVVEWLMSVNSMLANPMGIGLSMSGNLGTVTDEVRIGGENQFLIFGVQLGFIGMILYILLWGLAISGSLRIFRKTDNIMTARIAFTAASVKVGMLLPLFTANAELYIYVSWISWWMVGYAINQGAKPKIAHV; the protein is encoded by the coding sequence TTGCTTGCCTATCTCTTACTGATCGTTTTTCTTCTTTTTTTTACCACATTGGTCCATGTGACTGCAAAGTCAATGATCTTTGAGGGAAGATGGCAGTATGTTATTTTTTTTATAGCTGCATTTTTACCGTTTTATATTTCTTCTCTGAGCATCATATACCAAGCTACCGGACAGAGAGAACTGGTGGCCGTGGTTCAGGTCACCAAAGACCTATTGGTCATTCTCGGTGTTATTCTCTTTGTCATCTATCAGAAAAGTATTTTTGACTATCCTTTTCGGCTAGCCGTCACCGATATAGTTTTCCTGATGTTTCTTGCCTGGGCGTTTTTCTATGTTATTCTCCCCATAGGGGAAGCCAGTTTTGGAGACAAAGCTGTCTATTATAAAAATATGCTGATTCCCGGATTGGTTTATTTTATTGGAAGAAATACTGCCTTTGATGACTTTGAGGTAAAGCGGCTTTTCAAGGTCATTTTCTTCATTGCCATAGCTGCTTTTGGGTTCAATATATTGGAGGGATTACTTGACACACATCTCCAGAGTTTTACAGGATACGCCTTTTTCAATCACGGCATTTATGACATTGAGCCTGCGGGTAATTATGGCCTTTCCTGGACGTTTGAGACTCAGGCGACCACGAAGCGCTTCGGGTCTTTTTTTTCTGATCCGCTCGAGCTGGCCAGTTCCATGCTCCTGGGTTTTTCGGCAGGGCTGATTTGGTTTTTGACTTCAGAAAAAGAGCGCTCGCTTCCTTACATTTTGGTTATGATTTGCTCGGTGGGAAGTCTTTTTTATTCGTCGTCCCGGGCAGCTTTTGCAGCATTTTTCATCATGCTGTTTTTCTTGGCGATTGTGTTTCGACTGTACAGGTTGTTATTTGTCGGCTTTCTTCTATTTCTGTCGTTTGTGGTTTTTATAGTTTTCTTCGCATCAGACGGGCTCTATTATTTCGTTGTTGATACGTTGACTTTTGAAAATGCATCCAGTGCGGGTCATGTAGTGGAATGGCTTATGTCGGTAAATTCTATGCTGGCCAATCCCATGGGCATCGGGCTGTCCATGAGTGGAAATCTCGGCACGGTGACTGACGAAGTTCGAATAGGGGGAGAAAACCAGTTCCTGATCTTTGGAGTTCAATTAGGCTTCATTGGCATGATTCTATACATCTTACTTTGGGGCTTGGCTATCTCCGGATCGCTGCGGATATTCAGAAAAACCGATAATATTATGACGGCAAGGATAGCCTTCACTGCGGCTTCGGTTAAGGTTGGCATGCTTTTGCCCCTTTTCACTGCCAATGCGGAATTATACATTTACGTTAGCTGGATCTCCTGGTGGATGGTCGGATATGCCATAAATCAAGGAGCGAAACCCAAGATTGCCCATGTCTAA
- a CDS encoding glycosyltransferase family 1 protein, with amino-acid sequence MSKPKILIDVFYLHVAQTGIRTYMMSLCREVEKNRGTELDYLITPDFRKLENSVFFKGKTAKWKNLSFQLLYFIRKQVVIPFLSYYHKASIVFSPDIMSPFFARGKKVSVIHDTFFWDNPEHYNKLWLNYYLFFLRQGLAKNGSIITITEFSKARLTQLGKFQHSSIRVVYPASDLQPVISDVGNPFPFRYFLHVGVMEKRKNLGMLVEAFAKLAEEEGFQDCKLVLVGQRGPREALDDFDRIRSLVRQFGIEDRVLFPGYVSSSELSAYFSHALAYIFPSLNEGFGLPVLEAFSYNLPVIISNQGALIEVAGGAAMILKENTVSSLYQSMRRILLEPELRESLISKGRIRLQDFSTLKFFLLLEANFKEILDA; translated from the coding sequence ATGTCTAAGCCTAAGATTCTAATAGACGTGTTTTATCTGCATGTGGCTCAGACGGGCATCAGGACATACATGATGTCCCTTTGTCGTGAAGTGGAAAAGAACAGGGGTACTGAACTTGACTACCTGATTACACCTGACTTTAGAAAGCTGGAGAATAGTGTTTTTTTTAAGGGCAAAACAGCAAAATGGAAAAACCTTAGCTTCCAGCTGTTGTATTTTATACGAAAACAGGTGGTTATTCCCTTTCTTTCCTATTACCACAAGGCAAGTATTGTTTTCAGTCCGGATATTATGAGTCCATTTTTTGCCAGGGGAAAGAAAGTATCTGTAATTCATGATACCTTTTTTTGGGACAACCCGGAGCACTACAATAAGCTATGGCTGAACTATTATTTGTTTTTTTTACGGCAAGGCTTGGCAAAAAATGGAAGTATTATTACGATTACGGAATTTTCCAAAGCTAGACTGACTCAATTAGGGAAGTTCCAGCATTCATCCATCCGGGTAGTTTATCCTGCATCTGATCTTCAACCTGTAATTTCTGATGTCGGTAATCCATTTCCATTTCGCTATTTTCTCCACGTGGGGGTGATGGAGAAAAGGAAGAATCTGGGGATGTTGGTAGAGGCGTTTGCCAAATTGGCAGAGGAGGAGGGATTTCAGGACTGCAAGTTAGTTTTGGTTGGGCAAAGAGGTCCAAGGGAAGCATTGGATGATTTTGATCGTATTCGAAGCTTGGTGCGTCAATTTGGGATTGAGGATCGTGTGCTTTTTCCAGGGTATGTGTCGAGTTCTGAGCTGTCAGCCTATTTTAGCCATGCCCTTGCCTACATTTTTCCATCACTAAATGAAGGGTTCGGACTACCGGTTTTGGAAGCGTTCTCCTATAATCTTCCGGTGATAATTTCCAATCAGGGAGCACTTATAGAAGTGGCCGGAGGGGCAGCTATGATACTGAAGGAAAACACTGTTTCCTCCTTGTATCAATCGATGAGAAGGATTCTTTTGGAACCGGAACTCCGTGAATCGCTCATATCAAAGGGAAGAATTCGTCTTCAGGACTTTTCTACGCTTAAGTTTTTCTTACTTTTAGAAGCTAATTTTAAAGAGATTCTCGATGCCTAG
- a CDS encoding acyltransferase, giving the protein MPSFIRKGFSRITGMDFGERFGKEWDMLSTLGLISRMGIWYLRGLLIRWTFSEHKGVFLIGKGVTIRQAGHIRVGKNFIAQDHCEINGLSQKGLVFGDKVTVGSYAIIRPTNLYGGEAGVGLKVGNNSSIGPYSYIGCSGYIEIGHNVMMSPRVSIYSENHNFADVDYPMIEQGVTRSYVKIEDDCWIAANSVILAGVTIGRGTVVAAGSVVTKDVPPYSVIAGNPARIIKSRKVDL; this is encoded by the coding sequence ATGCCTAGCTTTATAAGAAAAGGTTTCTCAAGGATTACCGGTATGGATTTTGGTGAGCGATTTGGCAAAGAGTGGGATATGCTCTCTACGCTTGGTCTGATCTCCCGAATGGGAATATGGTATCTGCGGGGACTATTGATCAGATGGACATTTTCAGAGCACAAGGGAGTCTTTCTGATAGGAAAGGGAGTCACCATCAGGCAAGCCGGCCACATACGGGTAGGCAAGAATTTCATAGCCCAGGATCATTGTGAAATCAATGGATTGTCTCAGAAAGGTCTTGTATTCGGTGATAAGGTCACGGTAGGAAGCTATGCAATCATCCGTCCTACCAACCTGTATGGAGGGGAAGCAGGTGTAGGGCTAAAGGTAGGAAATAATAGCAGCATCGGACCATACAGCTATATTGGGTGCTCTGGATATATTGAGATCGGTCATAACGTTATGATGTCGCCAAGGGTGAGTATTTATAGTGAAAATCATAATTTTGCGGATGTCGATTATCCAATGATAGAACAAGGTGTGACCCGATCGTATGTGAAGATAGAAGATGATTGTTGGATTGCGGCCAACAGTGTTATTTTGGCTGGAGTTACGATAGGAAGAGGAACAGTAGTAGCGGCTGGAAGTGTGGTTACAAAAGATGTTCCTCCATATAGCGTCATAGCAGGTAATCCGGCCCGCATAATCAAAAGTAGGAAAGTAGATTTATGA
- a CDS encoding glycosyltransferase family 2 protein, protein MAFTPNPSVAIILVNWNGYAFTADCLESLRLVHFPDFGVILVDNASDNREGQKLKAEFPEIDLIETTSNLGFAGGNNVGIRKALETGYTHVMLLNNDTVVEPEFLDQMIKKFEDNPLLGIVQPLIFFLHDREKIWSAGGKWSQLLCRAITRGDRKYKEEYLPNDCELDWATGCCMLIAREALLKTGLLNEQYFTYFEDVEWSLRFRKKGFEINLATESIIYHEAGASSKKEHSEGTLSANAFYFHVRNQFYLIRTEAKGISVALSIIYHSSRFMGWIGYFCLRRRFNKLKAVIRGIKEGLILPI, encoded by the coding sequence ATGGCTTTTACTCCTAATCCTTCTGTCGCAATTATTCTGGTGAATTGGAATGGATACGCCTTCACCGCAGATTGCTTAGAATCATTAAGATTAGTGCATTTCCCCGATTTTGGAGTTATTCTGGTGGACAATGCTTCCGATAACAGAGAAGGACAAAAGCTGAAAGCTGAATTTCCGGAGATTGACTTAATCGAAACTACCTCTAATCTGGGGTTTGCCGGCGGAAACAATGTTGGCATAAGGAAAGCTTTGGAAACAGGCTATACCCACGTTATGCTACTGAATAATGACACGGTGGTGGAACCGGAATTTCTTGATCAAATGATTAAGAAATTTGAAGATAACCCGCTTCTGGGTATTGTACAGCCACTGATTTTCTTCCTGCATGACCGGGAAAAAATATGGAGTGCAGGAGGGAAGTGGAGCCAACTTTTGTGCAGGGCAATTACCCGTGGGGACCGAAAGTATAAGGAGGAGTACCTTCCCAATGATTGTGAATTGGACTGGGCTACAGGTTGCTGCATGCTGATCGCAAGAGAAGCTTTACTGAAAACAGGACTGCTTAATGAGCAATATTTTACCTATTTTGAAGATGTAGAATGGTCGTTGCGTTTTCGAAAAAAGGGTTTTGAAATCAATTTGGCAACAGAGTCCATTATTTATCATGAAGCTGGAGCATCCTCTAAAAAAGAGCATTCCGAGGGGACGCTTAGCGCAAATGCATTTTATTTTCATGTTCGAAACCAATTTTATCTTATTCGCACAGAAGCAAAGGGAATCTCGGTTGCTCTATCGATTATTTATCATAGTTCGAGGTTCATGGGCTGGATTGGGTATTTTTGCCTGAGAAGGCGTTTTAATAAACTTAAAGCAGTCATTAGAGGAATAAAGGAAGGATTAATCTTACCAATCTAA
- a CDS encoding OsmC family protein, translating into MIRKATAVWQGTGKDGKGTLTTPSTVLDKTQYSFKSRFESGVGTNPEELIAAAHAGCFAMKLSFNLQEAEYTATELDVTANITFEDGTLKKSHLVLKAKVDGISQEKFDELVKDAEENCPISKVLDLEISVESTLNA; encoded by the coding sequence ATGATCAGAAAAGCAACGGCCGTATGGCAAGGAACAGGTAAAGACGGTAAAGGCACTTTGACCACACCGAGTACTGTTTTGGACAAAACCCAATACTCATTCAAGTCCCGTTTCGAAAGCGGCGTAGGCACCAATCCTGAGGAATTGATTGCAGCAGCTCACGCAGGATGCTTTGCGATGAAATTAAGTTTTAACTTGCAGGAAGCTGAATATACCGCAACGGAATTGGATGTGACCGCAAACATTACTTTCGAAGACGGTACTCTTAAAAAGTCCCATTTGGTTCTAAAAGCGAAAGTTGACGGCATCTCACAGGAGAAATTTGACGAGTTGGTAAAAGATGCTGAGGAAAACTGTCCAATTTCAAAAGTACTGGACTTGGAGATCTCTGTAGAAAGCACGTTGAATGCTTGA
- a CDS encoding glycosyltransferase has product MGAKGYPYVYGGYDTMIRELGERLVKRGVHVRVYNHRALFPQKPRYVNGIECIYTPAIESKKLTQLSHSFFSMVHACFSDIDVILVVNSANGPFGVISRFFRKKTVINVDGLEWLRPKWEGIASKYFFWASRMATKYYDQLINDSDEMQRVYKELFNADSKVIAYGANPRADVDPEPIEKWGIKSQSYFLIVGRLIPDNNADLIIDGFLKSNSERKLVIVGDVPFDDDYASILKNKEDERLLFLGYVTDQNELAAWYSHCFAYFHGHEYGGTNPAMLKALGFGCAILALDTPFNKEMLQNGKHGWFFKKSTESVQDIVEASESSKERMAYFRGTARQGLIQRYNWDYVTDQYLEVFQELSGKKPFGSSPEKPKLEQVKS; this is encoded by the coding sequence ATGGGGGCGAAGGGATATCCGTACGTTTACGGAGGATACGATACGATGATCAGAGAACTGGGTGAACGTCTAGTGAAGCGTGGAGTGCATGTACGCGTTTACAACCATAGGGCATTGTTTCCCCAGAAACCCAGGTATGTAAACGGTATCGAATGTATTTATACTCCGGCGATTGAATCGAAAAAATTGACTCAGCTCTCCCATAGTTTCTTTTCTATGGTTCATGCTTGCTTCTCAGATATAGATGTTATTCTTGTAGTGAACAGTGCAAATGGTCCTTTTGGAGTAATATCAAGATTTTTCAGGAAGAAGACTGTAATTAATGTAGACGGACTGGAATGGCTGAGGCCGAAGTGGGAAGGTATCGCTTCCAAATACTTTTTTTGGGCATCAAGAATGGCTACCAAATATTATGATCAGCTGATCAATGATTCGGATGAAATGCAGCGGGTTTACAAGGAACTATTCAATGCAGACTCAAAAGTAATCGCTTATGGGGCAAATCCACGTGCCGATGTGGATCCTGAGCCCATAGAGAAGTGGGGGATTAAGTCTCAAAGCTATTTTCTAATTGTAGGCAGACTGATCCCGGACAATAATGCAGATCTAATAATAGATGGGTTCTTAAAATCCAACTCTGAGCGTAAGCTTGTCATTGTAGGCGATGTTCCTTTTGATGACGATTATGCGAGCATCCTAAAGAATAAGGAAGATGAAAGACTGCTGTTTTTGGGTTATGTCACCGATCAGAATGAATTGGCAGCGTGGTATTCCCATTGCTTTGCCTATTTTCACGGACATGAATACGGTGGGACCAATCCGGCAATGTTGAAAGCATTGGGTTTTGGCTGCGCTATTTTGGCATTGGACACTCCCTTCAATAAGGAAATGCTTCAAAATGGTAAGCATGGATGGTTTTTTAAGAAATCAACCGAATCAGTTCAGGATATCGTGGAGGCATCGGAAAGCAGTAAAGAAAGGATGGCCTATTTCCGCGGCACAGCCAGGCAAGGATTGATCCAACGCTATAACTGGGATTATGTGACGGATCAGTATTTAGAAGTGTTTCAGGAGCTGTCAGGCAAAAAGCCATTTGGCAGCTCGCCCGAAAAACCTAAGCTAGAACAGGTGAAATCTTAG